The Psychrobacter sp. LV10R520-6 genome includes a region encoding these proteins:
- a CDS encoding 2OG-Fe(II) oxygenase — MTEIISNLHLVGLSSTELGIDDPIGDNNPPLLIPNVSEAMDTTVDSNANDTPLTQQVLQISDFEVSWEDRLTNAQLDQLVDDGWIVIDEVFESKALLALQAESGFIKYRDAKLTTGIRVSDIRGDKIRWITQDFFAGYYYLQSINALAFTLNRSLFTGIRHSEAHYACYPVGFGYQWHSDNPSNRNERVISAVFYLNDDWEASDGGALEVIDNHGAHHNVMPVANRLIIFDSDLQHQVQIAHRQRYSIATWMRRDSLVPFIENP, encoded by the coding sequence ATGACAGAGATTATCAGCAACCTTCACTTAGTAGGTTTAAGCTCAACAGAGTTGGGCATCGATGATCCGATAGGTGACAATAATCCGCCGCTGCTTATTCCAAATGTCAGTGAAGCTATGGACACCACTGTCGATAGTAATGCTAACGATACCCCGCTTACTCAACAGGTCCTTCAGATTTCCGATTTTGAAGTTAGCTGGGAAGATAGGCTTACTAATGCGCAGCTTGATCAGCTGGTCGATGATGGCTGGATTGTTATTGATGAGGTGTTTGAGAGCAAAGCTCTATTGGCACTGCAAGCTGAAAGTGGTTTTATTAAATATCGCGATGCAAAGCTGACCACCGGTATTCGGGTCAGTGATATTCGCGGTGATAAAATTCGCTGGATTACCCAAGACTTCTTTGCAGGATATTATTATTTGCAAAGCATCAATGCCCTGGCCTTCACCCTCAACCGTAGCTTATTCACAGGCATTCGTCATAGTGAGGCACATTATGCCTGCTATCCGGTTGGTTTTGGCTATCAATGGCATAGCGACAATCCTTCTAACCGTAATGAGCGCGTTATCTCAGCAGTTTTTTATCTCAATGATGACTGGGAAGCAAGTGACGGCGGTGCGTTAGAAGTGATTGATAATCATGGTGCGCACCACAACGTCATGCCGGTTGCCAATCGCTTGATAATATTTGACAGTGATTTACAACATCAAGTACAAATCGCCCATCGGCAACGCTACTCTATTGCCACTTGGATGCGACGCGATAGCTTAGTGCCTTTTATTGAAAACCCTTAG
- a CDS encoding 23S rRNA (adenine(2030)-N(6))-methyltransferase RlmJ, whose amino-acid sequence MNYKHAYHAGNFADVVKHILLVQLLNQLGQKNKPFYVLDAYGGRGLYSLSSEEARKTGESRGGIQALMKADTEKAPAAIKDYVEGIKQARFTYDKKVYPGSPWWIAHHVEKNPDGGVRGEAFEAKATEYDALNYQLHKLPIGIHHRNSFEGIAAVIPPKEKRGLILLDPPYEQEHKDFTRLINLLVASYNKWPQGTYALWFPIKNIEAVELFYKKLKRTDMRRQLVCELNIYPNDIAVGLNGTGMLIINPPWQFDNHAREILRFLQPIFKVADAPDLTPDSATNVRWLVGE is encoded by the coding sequence ATGAATTATAAACACGCCTATCACGCCGGTAACTTTGCTGATGTGGTCAAACACATTTTATTGGTACAACTGCTTAATCAACTAGGCCAAAAAAACAAGCCTTTTTATGTGCTTGACGCTTACGGCGGTCGTGGCCTGTATTCGCTTAGCAGCGAAGAGGCCCGTAAGACGGGTGAATCTAGAGGTGGTATTCAAGCTTTGATGAAAGCTGACACCGAAAAGGCACCAGCAGCTATCAAAGATTATGTGGAAGGTATCAAGCAAGCCAGATTCACTTATGACAAAAAAGTCTATCCTGGTTCGCCTTGGTGGATTGCCCATCATGTCGAAAAAAATCCTGATGGCGGTGTTCGCGGCGAAGCGTTTGAAGCAAAAGCCACTGAATACGACGCTCTTAACTATCAGCTACATAAGTTGCCCATTGGTATCCATCATCGCAATTCGTTTGAAGGGATTGCTGCTGTTATCCCGCCAAAAGAGAAACGTGGTCTAATTTTACTTGATCCTCCTTATGAGCAGGAACATAAAGACTTTACCCGTCTGATTAATTTGTTAGTAGCTTCGTATAATAAATGGCCACAAGGGACCTATGCGCTATGGTTCCCAATTAAGAACATCGAAGCGGTAGAGTTGTTTTATAAAAAACTGAAACGTACTGATATGAGACGTCAGCTGGTTTGTGAGCTAAATATTTATCCTAATGATATTGCTGTGGGTCTTAATGGTACGGGCATGCTTATTATTAATCCGCCATGGCAGTTTGACAACCATGCGCGTGAAATATTGCGTTTCTTACAACCTATATTCAAGGTCGCTGATGCGCCAGATCTAACCCCTGATAGCGCGACCAACGTGCGCTGGCTAGTGGGCGAATAA
- the pssA gene encoding CDP-diacylglycerol--serine O-phosphatidyltransferase, which translates to MTTEQSPNDTRSNDGLQDGLLQDGLSRDSAATQPPFIDEHDFNIRLADNDNYDGLTFEVIEAEVAEGKQVVSRGVYLAPNLITTLSLLSGFYSILASTDGKFYQASLAIFLSAILDGADGRVARMLNAQSPFGEQYDSLADMLAFGIAPAILIYSFALEPLGRIGLGCAFVFTACGAFRLARFNVQVGTVDKKYFVGLASPLAAILVTAAVMVAVDHNEWVGQYDSLVIALFAAWVVICGLLMVSNVKYYSFKEFDKKKVPFVVLIVGVLVMSIAIYDIPVGILAIGIIYALSGIVTTLKSKI; encoded by the coding sequence ATGACTACTGAGCAATCACCCAATGACACTCGTTCAAATGATGGCTTACAGGATGGACTGTTACAGGACGGCTTATCACGTGACAGTGCAGCTACCCAGCCACCGTTTATCGATGAGCATGATTTTAATATTCGCTTAGCGGACAATGATAATTATGATGGTCTGACCTTTGAGGTGATTGAAGCAGAAGTTGCTGAGGGTAAGCAAGTGGTGAGTCGCGGTGTTTATTTAGCACCTAACCTAATTACTACCTTATCACTGCTATCTGGTTTTTATTCAATCTTGGCTAGTACAGATGGTAAGTTTTATCAAGCGTCCTTAGCGATTTTCTTATCAGCTATTCTGGATGGTGCGGATGGTCGAGTTGCACGGATGCTTAATGCACAAAGCCCATTCGGTGAGCAGTATGACTCTTTAGCGGATATGCTCGCTTTTGGTATTGCGCCTGCAATTTTGATTTATAGCTTTGCTCTAGAGCCATTAGGTCGCATTGGTTTAGGTTGTGCGTTTGTCTTTACTGCTTGTGGGGCATTCCGTTTGGCACGCTTTAACGTGCAGGTTGGTACAGTCGATAAAAAGTACTTTGTCGGTCTAGCAAGTCCGCTTGCAGCTATCTTGGTAACGGCTGCTGTCATGGTTGCCGTTGATCATAACGAGTGGGTGGGACAATACGATAGCTTAGTAATTGCTTTGTTTGCTGCTTGGGTGGTTATATGTGGTTTACTAATGGTCAGTAACGTTAAGTATTATAGCTTTAAAGAGTTCGATAAAAAGAAAGTTCCGTTTGTCGTTCTTATCGTTGGCGTACTGGTAATGAGCATAGCAATATATGACATACCAGTTGGTATCTTAGCTATTGGTATTATCTACGCCTTATCAGGTATCGTCACGACATTAAAGAGCAAAATATAA